From the Temnothorax longispinosus isolate EJ_2023e chromosome 6, Tlon_JGU_v1, whole genome shotgun sequence genome, one window contains:
- the LOC139814601 gene encoding uncharacterized protein isoform X3: MFLESNWTWLAERWGNMADLAERVDDLICSFDSTGETTMDTLSMLIFGWMLFGLVVLCVGKYVYNRFVLNELTATTAAAAAAAAAVASSSLSSSSSSSSSSLQLGKDGHARHDESVVTTGAAGTIIGKLFDKSKSVSPSSSSLARAGTGGAGGGGGTVSVGGGGGGGGGGGGAVSATGGGSGGGGGGGGGGGGGGAGASAGMVAGARSPSPGGYVPPTPPIRKRLTRKTSGALISPSRSSRALHLPTATGADAEAVRWVNELIVWLHHDLVILNELLATWVVSLNDFTAGSTDEHGVGVEFVRVLPETYPPTLSNIFCECDSKDDVTITCDCEATPALQLKAFRQRGDKVEVNHYRVNVNRFRARLNVVCITEKLLIDLKCDGWPEVKISLAAVGTIKKDLDESQLQEVVSEIVVGALRGINVHLNLSQYPTCPRLWREPPPQPGFSYPIHYDGVNASNSMVPQPPHQRLQGHTAPSSAPIQYMPGERRLLVKVVRAIDLGGQQGAVEPYCVVELDEPPQKNQTSIKRDTKNPLWDEAFLFDISHNTSEVLLEVFDRVNKSQRFLGLGIVGVEELLANPSQRQIIPLQARPYEEDDITGTLTVEFLFIEGAEVPQIGTKPYKVKETIKPVSPTRSYSQTNVISSNSLNYNNGNSTLILYDSAAQSEGDYLTNGNVVDSPYKSGQTNGNKGTLIVHSQQRQPERQIVKHGAKDVNAISGPETTPNSSNSEERGRTRRKRRDFFGTIKKRLSRSKTRSRSVGPEGEINHEDAHSRSISADRARDPGSAHLSVPEQSRRSSLSEASGISGTSTRTYVNEASTLVLETLENGIKKHYLVPLSLAQKSKWRKKGTKLHIFNDHTFIAKHMAGGTVCEVCKRTLARRLGKQGYECRDCQMKCHKHCHVKVDTTCPTSTIQSIELMCVKIPPLERKPSMLLCSR, translated from the exons atgttTTTGGAATCCAATTGGACTTGGTTGGCAGAACGATGGGGCAATATGGCCGACTTGGCCGAGCGGGTGGACGATCTGATATGCAGTTTCGACTCGACTGGTGAAACGACCATGGATACCCTGTCGATGCTGATATTCGGCTGGATGTTGTTCGGTTTGGTGGTGTTGTGCGTTGGCAAATACGTGTACAATCGTTTTGTGCTAAACGAGCTCACCGCCACCACTgctgctgccgccgccgccgccgccgccgtcgcctcATCATCattgtcgtcatcgtcgtcgtcgtcgtcgtcgtcgctgcaGCTCGGCAAGGATGGTCATGCCCGTCACGATGAGAGTGTCGTGACGACGGGTGCCGCTGGTACCATCATTGGAAAACTGTTCGACAAGTCGAAATCGGTGTCACCGTCCTCGTCATCGCTCGCAAGGGCTGGTACCGGTGGTGCAGGTGGCGGCGGTGGTACCGTTAGTgtcggtggtggtggtggtggtggtggcggcggcggcggtgccgTTAGCGCTACTGGTGGTggtagtggtggtggtggtggtggtggtggtggtggcggtggtggtggtgccGGTGCCAGTGCCGGTATGGTAGCAGGTGCGAGATCACCATCACCGGGAGGCTACGTGCCGCCCACGCCGCCGATCAGGAAACGTCTGACCCGGAAGACCTCCGGTGCCCTCATCAGCCCGTCTCGAAGTTCTCGAGCTCTGCATCTCCCGACCGCGACTGGCGCGGATGCCGAGGCCGTGCGTTGGGTCAACGAACTGATCGTGTGGCTTCATCACGACCTCGTCATCCTCAACGAGCTCTTGGCCACTTGGGTAGTTTCTCTCAACGATTTCACCGCTGGCTCTACCGACGAg CACGGAGTCGGCGTCGAATTTGTTCGCGTACTTCCAGAGACTTATCCGCCAACCttgtcaaatattttctgCGAATGCGATTCGAAGGACGATGTG ACTATCACATGCGACTGCGAGGCTACTCCAGCTTTGCAACTGAAAGCATTTCGGCAACGAGGGGATAAGGTGGAGGTTAATCACTATCGGGTCAATGTCAATCGTTTCCGCGCTCGCCTCAACGTCGTCTGCATCACCGAGAAGCTGCTGATCGATTTGAAATGCGACGGCTGGCCAGAG GTGAAGATCTCTCTGGCAGCGGTGGGCACAATAAAGAAAGACTTGGATGAAAGCCAGTTGCAAGAAGTGGTGTCGGAAATTGTGGTGGGTGCCTTGCGAGGCATCAACGTTCACCTCAATCTTTCTCAATATCCCACGTGTCCTCGATTATGGAGAGAGCCGCCTCCTCAGCCAGGCTTCTCATATCCTATACATTACGACGGTGTA AACGCCTCGAATTCGATGGTTCCGCAGCCACCGCATCAACGCCTTCAAGGACATACCGCACCCTCGTCAGCACCAATACAATATATGCCTGGCGAGAGACGTTTGCTCGTGAAGGTTGTGAGGGCTATCGACCTCGGTGGTCAGCAAGGAGCCGTGGAGCCTTACTGCGTCGTGGAGTTGGATGAACCCCCGCAAAAGAATCAAACCTCTATAAAGAGAGATACCAAAAATCCGCTATGGGATGAAGcgtttttatt cGACATAAGCCACAACACGAGCGAGGTGTTATTAGAGGTGTTCGATCGTGTCAACAAAAGTCAACGATTCTTGGGGCTAGGAATCGTAGGTGTCGAGGAACTCCTCGCAAATCCGAGCCAGCGGCAGATCATACCTCTTCAGGCACGACCATACGAGGAAGATGACATTACAGGCACTCTCACGGTGGAG TTTCTGTTCATCGAGGGTGCGGAAGTGCCACAAATTGGGACCAAGCCTTATAAAGTCAAGGAGACGATAAAGCCAGTCTCGCCGACCCGTTCCTACAGCCAAACAAATGTCATCAGCAGCAATAGTCTGAACTACAACAACGGTAACAGTACACTTATCTTGTACGACTCTGCCGCACAGTCGGAAGGGG acTACTTAACGAATGGCAACGTTGTGGATTCACCATATAAAAGCGGGCAAACAAATGGTAACAAGGGGACGTTGATCGTACACAGTCAGCAAAGG CAACCGGAGCGACAGATTGTAAAG CACGGAGCAAAAGATGTCAATGCTATTTCGGGACCAGAAACCACGCCTAATTCCTCCAATTCAGAAG aGAGAGGAAGAACACGAAGAAAACGACGCGATTTCTTTGGTACCATAAAGAAGCGACTGAGTCGATCCAAGACAAGAAGTAGATCAGTGGGTCCTGAAGGAGAGATCAATCATGAAGATGCTCATTCGAGATCCATATCCGCCGACAGAGCTCGCGATCCTGGCTCTG CTCATTTATCGGTACCAGAACAATCGAGACGATCGAGTTTGAGCGAAGCCTCGGGTATAAGCGGAACATCCACGAGAACGTACGTCAACGAAGCTTCCACGCTCGTTCTTGAGACTCTGGAGAACGGTATTAAGAA ACACTACCTCGTACCACTTTCCCTCGCGCAGAAAAGTAAATGGAGGAAAAAGGGGACAAAGTTGCACATATTTAACGATCATACGTTTATCGCCAAACACATGGCGGG AGGAACAGTTTGCGAGGTGTGTAAAAGAACCCTCGCACGAAGGCTCGGTAAGCAAGGCTACGAATGCAGAGACTGTCAGATGAAGTGTCACAAACATTGTCATGTGAAAGTCGACACGACGTGTCCCACATCCACTATCCAAAGCATCGAGTT gATGTGCGTCAAGATTCCGCCACTCGAACGAAAGCCTTCTATGCTTCTGTGTTCGCGATAA
- the LOC139814601 gene encoding uncharacterized protein isoform X7, whose protein sequence is MFLESNWTWLAERWGNMADLAERVDDLICSFDSTGETTMDTLSMLIFGWMLFGLVVLCVGKYVYNRFVLNELTATTAAAAAAAAAVASSSLSSSSSSSSSSLQLGKDGHARHDESVVTTGAAGTIIGKLFDKSKSVSPSSSSLARAGTGGAGGGGGTVSVGGGGGGGGGGGGAVSATGGGSGGGGGGGGGGGGGGAGASAGMVAGARSPSPGGYVPPTPPIRKRLTRKTSGALISPSRSSRALHLPTATGADAEAVRWVNELIVWLHHDLVILNELLATWVVSLNDFTAGSTDEHGVGVEFVRVLPETYPPTLSNIFCECDSKDDVTITCDCEATPALQLKAFRQRGDKVEVNHYRVNVNRFRARLNVVCITEKLLIDLKCDGWPEVKISLAAVGTIKKDLDESQLQEVVSEIVVGALRGINVHLNLSQYPTCPRLWREPPPQPGFSYPIHYDGVNASNSMVPQPPHQRLQGHTAPSSAPIQYMPGERRLLVKVVRAIDLGGQQGAVEPYCVVELDEPPQKNQTSIKRDTKNPLWDEAFLFDISHNTSEVLLEVFDRVNKSQRFLGLGIVGVEELLANPSQRQIIPLQARPYEEDDITGTLTVEFLFIEGAEVPQIGTKPYKVKETIKPVSPTRSYSQTNVISSNSLNYNNDYLTNGNVVDSPYKSGQTNGNKGTLIVHSQQRHGAKDVNAISGPETTPNSSNSEERGRTRRKRRDFFGTIKKRLSRSKTRSRSVGPEGEINHEDAHSRSISADRARDPGSAHLSVPEQSRRSSLSEASGISGTSTRTYVNEASTLVLETLENGIKKHYLVPLSLAQKSKWRKKGTKLHIFNDHTFIAKHMAGGTVCEVCKRTLARRLGKQGYECRDCQMKCHKHCHVKVDTTCPTSTIQSIELMCVKIPPLERKPSMLLCSR, encoded by the exons atgttTTTGGAATCCAATTGGACTTGGTTGGCAGAACGATGGGGCAATATGGCCGACTTGGCCGAGCGGGTGGACGATCTGATATGCAGTTTCGACTCGACTGGTGAAACGACCATGGATACCCTGTCGATGCTGATATTCGGCTGGATGTTGTTCGGTTTGGTGGTGTTGTGCGTTGGCAAATACGTGTACAATCGTTTTGTGCTAAACGAGCTCACCGCCACCACTgctgctgccgccgccgccgccgccgccgtcgcctcATCATCattgtcgtcatcgtcgtcgtcgtcgtcgtcgtcgctgcaGCTCGGCAAGGATGGTCATGCCCGTCACGATGAGAGTGTCGTGACGACGGGTGCCGCTGGTACCATCATTGGAAAACTGTTCGACAAGTCGAAATCGGTGTCACCGTCCTCGTCATCGCTCGCAAGGGCTGGTACCGGTGGTGCAGGTGGCGGCGGTGGTACCGTTAGTgtcggtggtggtggtggtggtggtggcggcggcggcggtgccgTTAGCGCTACTGGTGGTggtagtggtggtggtggtggtggtggtggtggtggcggtggtggtggtgccGGTGCCAGTGCCGGTATGGTAGCAGGTGCGAGATCACCATCACCGGGAGGCTACGTGCCGCCCACGCCGCCGATCAGGAAACGTCTGACCCGGAAGACCTCCGGTGCCCTCATCAGCCCGTCTCGAAGTTCTCGAGCTCTGCATCTCCCGACCGCGACTGGCGCGGATGCCGAGGCCGTGCGTTGGGTCAACGAACTGATCGTGTGGCTTCATCACGACCTCGTCATCCTCAACGAGCTCTTGGCCACTTGGGTAGTTTCTCTCAACGATTTCACCGCTGGCTCTACCGACGAg CACGGAGTCGGCGTCGAATTTGTTCGCGTACTTCCAGAGACTTATCCGCCAACCttgtcaaatattttctgCGAATGCGATTCGAAGGACGATGTG ACTATCACATGCGACTGCGAGGCTACTCCAGCTTTGCAACTGAAAGCATTTCGGCAACGAGGGGATAAGGTGGAGGTTAATCACTATCGGGTCAATGTCAATCGTTTCCGCGCTCGCCTCAACGTCGTCTGCATCACCGAGAAGCTGCTGATCGATTTGAAATGCGACGGCTGGCCAGAG GTGAAGATCTCTCTGGCAGCGGTGGGCACAATAAAGAAAGACTTGGATGAAAGCCAGTTGCAAGAAGTGGTGTCGGAAATTGTGGTGGGTGCCTTGCGAGGCATCAACGTTCACCTCAATCTTTCTCAATATCCCACGTGTCCTCGATTATGGAGAGAGCCGCCTCCTCAGCCAGGCTTCTCATATCCTATACATTACGACGGTGTA AACGCCTCGAATTCGATGGTTCCGCAGCCACCGCATCAACGCCTTCAAGGACATACCGCACCCTCGTCAGCACCAATACAATATATGCCTGGCGAGAGACGTTTGCTCGTGAAGGTTGTGAGGGCTATCGACCTCGGTGGTCAGCAAGGAGCCGTGGAGCCTTACTGCGTCGTGGAGTTGGATGAACCCCCGCAAAAGAATCAAACCTCTATAAAGAGAGATACCAAAAATCCGCTATGGGATGAAGcgtttttatt cGACATAAGCCACAACACGAGCGAGGTGTTATTAGAGGTGTTCGATCGTGTCAACAAAAGTCAACGATTCTTGGGGCTAGGAATCGTAGGTGTCGAGGAACTCCTCGCAAATCCGAGCCAGCGGCAGATCATACCTCTTCAGGCACGACCATACGAGGAAGATGACATTACAGGCACTCTCACGGTGGAG TTTCTGTTCATCGAGGGTGCGGAAGTGCCACAAATTGGGACCAAGCCTTATAAAGTCAAGGAGACGATAAAGCCAGTCTCGCCGACCCGTTCCTACAGCCAAACAAATGTCATCAGCAGCAATAGTCTGAACTACAACAACG acTACTTAACGAATGGCAACGTTGTGGATTCACCATATAAAAGCGGGCAAACAAATGGTAACAAGGGGACGTTGATCGTACACAGTCAGCAAAGG CACGGAGCAAAAGATGTCAATGCTATTTCGGGACCAGAAACCACGCCTAATTCCTCCAATTCAGAAG aGAGAGGAAGAACACGAAGAAAACGACGCGATTTCTTTGGTACCATAAAGAAGCGACTGAGTCGATCCAAGACAAGAAGTAGATCAGTGGGTCCTGAAGGAGAGATCAATCATGAAGATGCTCATTCGAGATCCATATCCGCCGACAGAGCTCGCGATCCTGGCTCTG CTCATTTATCGGTACCAGAACAATCGAGACGATCGAGTTTGAGCGAAGCCTCGGGTATAAGCGGAACATCCACGAGAACGTACGTCAACGAAGCTTCCACGCTCGTTCTTGAGACTCTGGAGAACGGTATTAAGAA ACACTACCTCGTACCACTTTCCCTCGCGCAGAAAAGTAAATGGAGGAAAAAGGGGACAAAGTTGCACATATTTAACGATCATACGTTTATCGCCAAACACATGGCGGG AGGAACAGTTTGCGAGGTGTGTAAAAGAACCCTCGCACGAAGGCTCGGTAAGCAAGGCTACGAATGCAGAGACTGTCAGATGAAGTGTCACAAACATTGTCATGTGAAAGTCGACACGACGTGTCCCACATCCACTATCCAAAGCATCGAGTT gATGTGCGTCAAGATTCCGCCACTCGAACGAAAGCCTTCTATGCTTCTGTGTTCGCGATAA
- the LOC139814601 gene encoding uncharacterized protein isoform X6 — MFLESNWTWLAERWGNMADLAERVDDLICSFDSTGETTMDTLSMLIFGWMLFGLVVLCVGKYVYNRFVLNELTATTAAAAAAAAAVASSSLSSSSSSSSSSLQLGKDGHARHDESVVTTGAAGTIIGKLFDKSKSVSPSSSSLARAGTGGAGGGGGTVSVGGGGGGGGGGGGAVSATGGGSGGGGGGGGGGGGGGAGASAGMVAGARSPSPGGYVPPTPPIRKRLTRKTSGALISPSRSSRALHLPTATGADAEAVRWVNELIVWLHHDLVILNELLATWVVSLNDFTAGSTDEHGVGVEFVRVLPETYPPTLSNIFCECDSKDDVTITCDCEATPALQLKAFRQRGDKVEVNHYRVNVNRFRARLNVVCITEKLLIDLKCDGWPEVKISLAAVGTIKKDLDESQLQEVVSEIVVGALRGINVHLNLSQYPTCPRLWREPPPQPGFSYPIHYDGVNASNSMVPQPPHQRLQGHTAPSSAPIQYMPGERRLLVKVVRAIDLGGQQGAVEPYCVVELDEPPQKNQTSIKRDTKNPLWDEAFLFDISHNTSEVLLEVFDRVNKSQRFLGLGIVGVEELLANPSQRQIIPLQARPYEEDDITGTLTVEFLFIEGAEVPQIGTKPYKVKETIKPVSPTRSYSQTNVISSNSLNYNNDYLTNGNVVDSPYKSGQTNGNKGTLIVHSQQRQPERQIVKHGAKDVNAISGPETTPNSSNSEERGRTRRKRRDFFGTIKKRLSRSKTRSRSVGPEGEINHEDAHSRSISADRARDPGSAHLSVPEQSRRSSLSEASGISGTSTRTYVNEASTLVLETLENGIKKHYLVPLSLAQKSKWRKKGTKLHIFNDHTFIAKHMAGGTVCEVCKRTLARRLGKQGYECRDCQMKCHKHCHVKVDTTCPTSTIQSIELMCVKIPPLERKPSMLLCSR; from the exons atgttTTTGGAATCCAATTGGACTTGGTTGGCAGAACGATGGGGCAATATGGCCGACTTGGCCGAGCGGGTGGACGATCTGATATGCAGTTTCGACTCGACTGGTGAAACGACCATGGATACCCTGTCGATGCTGATATTCGGCTGGATGTTGTTCGGTTTGGTGGTGTTGTGCGTTGGCAAATACGTGTACAATCGTTTTGTGCTAAACGAGCTCACCGCCACCACTgctgctgccgccgccgccgccgccgccgtcgcctcATCATCattgtcgtcatcgtcgtcgtcgtcgtcgtcgtcgctgcaGCTCGGCAAGGATGGTCATGCCCGTCACGATGAGAGTGTCGTGACGACGGGTGCCGCTGGTACCATCATTGGAAAACTGTTCGACAAGTCGAAATCGGTGTCACCGTCCTCGTCATCGCTCGCAAGGGCTGGTACCGGTGGTGCAGGTGGCGGCGGTGGTACCGTTAGTgtcggtggtggtggtggtggtggtggcggcggcggcggtgccgTTAGCGCTACTGGTGGTggtagtggtggtggtggtggtggtggtggtggtggcggtggtggtggtgccGGTGCCAGTGCCGGTATGGTAGCAGGTGCGAGATCACCATCACCGGGAGGCTACGTGCCGCCCACGCCGCCGATCAGGAAACGTCTGACCCGGAAGACCTCCGGTGCCCTCATCAGCCCGTCTCGAAGTTCTCGAGCTCTGCATCTCCCGACCGCGACTGGCGCGGATGCCGAGGCCGTGCGTTGGGTCAACGAACTGATCGTGTGGCTTCATCACGACCTCGTCATCCTCAACGAGCTCTTGGCCACTTGGGTAGTTTCTCTCAACGATTTCACCGCTGGCTCTACCGACGAg CACGGAGTCGGCGTCGAATTTGTTCGCGTACTTCCAGAGACTTATCCGCCAACCttgtcaaatattttctgCGAATGCGATTCGAAGGACGATGTG ACTATCACATGCGACTGCGAGGCTACTCCAGCTTTGCAACTGAAAGCATTTCGGCAACGAGGGGATAAGGTGGAGGTTAATCACTATCGGGTCAATGTCAATCGTTTCCGCGCTCGCCTCAACGTCGTCTGCATCACCGAGAAGCTGCTGATCGATTTGAAATGCGACGGCTGGCCAGAG GTGAAGATCTCTCTGGCAGCGGTGGGCACAATAAAGAAAGACTTGGATGAAAGCCAGTTGCAAGAAGTGGTGTCGGAAATTGTGGTGGGTGCCTTGCGAGGCATCAACGTTCACCTCAATCTTTCTCAATATCCCACGTGTCCTCGATTATGGAGAGAGCCGCCTCCTCAGCCAGGCTTCTCATATCCTATACATTACGACGGTGTA AACGCCTCGAATTCGATGGTTCCGCAGCCACCGCATCAACGCCTTCAAGGACATACCGCACCCTCGTCAGCACCAATACAATATATGCCTGGCGAGAGACGTTTGCTCGTGAAGGTTGTGAGGGCTATCGACCTCGGTGGTCAGCAAGGAGCCGTGGAGCCTTACTGCGTCGTGGAGTTGGATGAACCCCCGCAAAAGAATCAAACCTCTATAAAGAGAGATACCAAAAATCCGCTATGGGATGAAGcgtttttatt cGACATAAGCCACAACACGAGCGAGGTGTTATTAGAGGTGTTCGATCGTGTCAACAAAAGTCAACGATTCTTGGGGCTAGGAATCGTAGGTGTCGAGGAACTCCTCGCAAATCCGAGCCAGCGGCAGATCATACCTCTTCAGGCACGACCATACGAGGAAGATGACATTACAGGCACTCTCACGGTGGAG TTTCTGTTCATCGAGGGTGCGGAAGTGCCACAAATTGGGACCAAGCCTTATAAAGTCAAGGAGACGATAAAGCCAGTCTCGCCGACCCGTTCCTACAGCCAAACAAATGTCATCAGCAGCAATAGTCTGAACTACAACAACG acTACTTAACGAATGGCAACGTTGTGGATTCACCATATAAAAGCGGGCAAACAAATGGTAACAAGGGGACGTTGATCGTACACAGTCAGCAAAGG CAACCGGAGCGACAGATTGTAAAG CACGGAGCAAAAGATGTCAATGCTATTTCGGGACCAGAAACCACGCCTAATTCCTCCAATTCAGAAG aGAGAGGAAGAACACGAAGAAAACGACGCGATTTCTTTGGTACCATAAAGAAGCGACTGAGTCGATCCAAGACAAGAAGTAGATCAGTGGGTCCTGAAGGAGAGATCAATCATGAAGATGCTCATTCGAGATCCATATCCGCCGACAGAGCTCGCGATCCTGGCTCTG CTCATTTATCGGTACCAGAACAATCGAGACGATCGAGTTTGAGCGAAGCCTCGGGTATAAGCGGAACATCCACGAGAACGTACGTCAACGAAGCTTCCACGCTCGTTCTTGAGACTCTGGAGAACGGTATTAAGAA ACACTACCTCGTACCACTTTCCCTCGCGCAGAAAAGTAAATGGAGGAAAAAGGGGACAAAGTTGCACATATTTAACGATCATACGTTTATCGCCAAACACATGGCGGG AGGAACAGTTTGCGAGGTGTGTAAAAGAACCCTCGCACGAAGGCTCGGTAAGCAAGGCTACGAATGCAGAGACTGTCAGATGAAGTGTCACAAACATTGTCATGTGAAAGTCGACACGACGTGTCCCACATCCACTATCCAAAGCATCGAGTT gATGTGCGTCAAGATTCCGCCACTCGAACGAAAGCCTTCTATGCTTCTGTGTTCGCGATAA